Proteins from a genomic interval of Bacteroidota bacterium:
- the rimO gene encoding 30S ribosomal protein S12 methylthiotransferase RimO — translation MHTKRFRPPTVSVVSLGCAKNLVDSEVLLGQLAGNQYRISSDPERADVLIINTCGFIEAAKTESIQAILEALELKAAGRVQRVYVAGCLTERYRQELHQELPEVDGFFGTSELRELLAALGADYKANLLGERLLLSPPHYAYLKISEGCNHPCSFCAIPLMRGRHRSRPMEEIIHEAQRLTQRGVRELILIAQDLTYYGLDLYGRRQLAPLLRRLSEIDDLQWIRLMYAYPAKFPYEVLDVMAERPNICKYLDIPVQHLSDPVLASMRRGITGAEIEELVQSIRDRVPGVALRTTLIVGYPTETEDDFARLLEGMARIRFDRLGVFTYSQEENTAAYALGDPIAPEEKEARALAVMNLQQRISLERNQALVGKRLKVLIDRIEGRFAVGRTEYDAPEVDNEVYVSDPNLRVGHFYWVDIRDAEAYDLFGDAEAPA, via the coding sequence ATGCACACGAAACGCTTCCGCCCTCCCACGGTGAGCGTCGTCAGCTTAGGATGCGCCAAAAACCTTGTGGACTCGGAGGTGTTGCTCGGCCAGCTGGCCGGAAACCAATACCGCATCAGCTCTGATCCGGAGCGGGCCGACGTCTTAATCATCAACACCTGCGGCTTTATCGAGGCGGCCAAGACCGAGTCCATTCAGGCCATCCTGGAGGCGCTGGAGCTCAAAGCAGCCGGACGGGTGCAGCGCGTCTATGTGGCCGGATGCCTAACGGAGCGCTACCGGCAGGAGCTGCATCAGGAGCTGCCCGAGGTGGACGGCTTTTTCGGCACCTCGGAATTACGGGAACTTCTGGCCGCCCTGGGGGCCGACTACAAAGCGAACCTGCTCGGGGAACGCCTGCTGCTAAGCCCTCCCCACTACGCCTACCTCAAGATCTCCGAGGGCTGCAATCACCCCTGTTCTTTTTGCGCCATCCCCCTTATGCGGGGTCGGCATCGGTCCCGACCTATGGAGGAGATCATCCACGAGGCCCAGCGACTGACGCAGCGGGGCGTGCGGGAGCTTATTTTGATCGCCCAGGATCTTACGTACTACGGACTGGACCTGTACGGCAGACGGCAACTGGCCCCGCTTCTGCGCCGCCTCTCCGAGATCGATGACCTGCAGTGGATCCGGCTCATGTACGCCTATCCGGCCAAGTTCCCGTATGAAGTGCTCGACGTCATGGCCGAGCGGCCTAATATCTGCAAATACCTGGACATCCCCGTCCAACACCTATCCGATCCCGTGCTGGCCTCCATGCGACGCGGCATCACGGGGGCCGAGATCGAGGAGCTTGTGCAAAGCATTCGGGACCGCGTGCCCGGCGTAGCCCTGCGCACCACGCTTATCGTGGGTTATCCCACAGAAACGGAGGACGACTTTGCCCGTCTGCTAGAGGGAATGGCGCGGATTCGCTTCGATCGACTCGGCGTCTTCACGTACTCCCAGGAGGAAAACACAGCCGCCTACGCGCTGGGCGACCCCATAGCGCCAGAAGAGAAAGAGGCGCGCGCCCTTGCGGTCATGAACCTGCAACAGAGGATCAGCCTAGAGCGCAACCAGGCTCTCGTAGGCAAGCGGCTTAAGGTGCTCATCGACCGCATCGAGGGACGCTTTGCGGTCGGCCGAACGGAGTACGACGCGCCTGAGGTGGATAACGAGGTCTACGTGTCCGACCCCAACCTGCGCGTAGGGCATTTTTACTGGGTTGACATTCGCGACGCCGAGGCGTATGATCTTTTTGGAGACGCAGAAGCCCCCGCTTAA
- the ftsY gene encoding signal recognition particle-docking protein FtsY has product MKWFRRHLPESTSPSELHSGLEKTRLNLWARVERLLRSRDRVDEAVLDELEETLIESDVGVATTLALIDRLQARARRDRYASPEELWRLLREETLALLGAEGQQAAPRRFEEPLPHRPYVIMVVGVNGVGKTTTIGKLAWAYRKAGRSVLLGAADTFRAAAIEQLEVWAQRAGVPVIKHHPGADPGAVAFDAVSAARARGAEVAIIDTAGRLHTKGGLMEELAKVRRAMAKALPTAPNEVLLVLDATTGQNGLRQAEEFARAVQVTGLVLTKLDGTAKGGVVLGIAHSFGIPVRYLGVGERLDDLLVFDPQAFVEALFADLSLRSAQ; this is encoded by the coding sequence ATGAAGTGGTTTCGTCGTCATCTACCTGAGAGCACCTCGCCCTCAGAGCTTCATAGCGGGCTGGAGAAAACGCGGCTTAACCTCTGGGCCCGCGTCGAGCGGCTGCTGCGCAGCCGGGACCGCGTCGATGAGGCGGTGCTCGATGAGCTGGAGGAGACGCTCATCGAAAGCGACGTGGGCGTTGCGACCACGCTTGCGCTTATCGATCGACTGCAGGCGCGTGCGCGGCGTGACCGCTACGCAAGCCCAGAGGAGCTCTGGCGCCTTCTGCGCGAGGAGACCCTGGCCCTGCTCGGGGCCGAGGGACAGCAAGCGGCGCCTCGGCGCTTCGAGGAACCGCTTCCTCACCGGCCGTACGTGATCATGGTCGTTGGGGTCAACGGCGTGGGCAAGACGACCACCATCGGCAAGCTGGCCTGGGCGTATCGCAAGGCCGGACGGTCCGTGCTCTTGGGGGCGGCCGATACATTCCGAGCGGCCGCCATAGAGCAGTTGGAGGTTTGGGCCCAACGGGCCGGCGTGCCGGTCATCAAACACCATCCCGGCGCCGATCCCGGTGCTGTGGCCTTTGATGCGGTCTCCGCCGCTCGGGCCCGCGGCGCGGAGGTGGCCATCATCGATACGGCCGGCCGCCTGCACACAAAAGGTGGACTCATGGAGGAGCTGGCCAAGGTCCGGCGCGCCATGGCCAAGGCCCTTCCCACGGCCCCCAATGAGGTGCTGCTCGTATTGGACGCCACCACGGGGCAGAACGGGCTCCGGCAGGCCGAGGAGTTCGCGCGCGCCGTACAGGTCACAGGACTGGTATTGACCAAACTTGACGGCACCGCTAAGGGCGGCGTGGTGCTGGGCATCGCACACAGCTTCGGCATACCGGTCCGGTACCTAGGCGTAGGGGAGCGACTCGATGACCTGCTGGTCTTCGATCCCCAGGCCTTTGTGGAGGCGCTGTTCGCAGACCTATCCCTAAGAAGCGCTCAGTAA
- a CDS encoding CDP-alcohol phosphatidyltransferase family protein yields the protein MPLGRFWTPSNALSLLRLILALPIGIALWHRAPVIGTVTLMLAAAVTDAFDGHLARRRGETTEWGKILDPLADKVCIGVAAVILTWQGHLPIWFATVILGRDVLIVLGALGLRGRLGRIPSSELPGKIAAAAAAGVLILATLETEPSWAHLHLSKTLLPFVALLLGAAFLDYLRRAWTLLKHGITAG from the coding sequence ATGCCCTTGGGCCGGTTTTGGACCCCTTCGAACGCGCTCAGCCTGCTTCGGCTCATCTTGGCCCTCCCGATCGGGATCGCGCTCTGGCATCGGGCGCCCGTGATCGGAACGGTTACCCTCATGCTGGCCGCGGCCGTAACAGACGCCTTCGACGGGCATCTGGCGCGGCGCCGGGGGGAGACCACAGAATGGGGCAAGATCTTAGATCCCTTGGCCGACAAGGTCTGCATAGGGGTTGCGGCCGTGATCTTAACCTGGCAGGGGCATCTACCCATCTGGTTTGCGACCGTGATCTTGGGCCGGGATGTGCTTATTGTGCTGGGGGCATTGGGCCTACGGGGCCGCCTGGGGCGCATACCGAGTTCCGAACTGCCGGGCAAAATCGCGGCTGCGGCCGCAGCCGGCGTGCTCATCTTAGCCACCCTAGAAACGGAACCCTCCTGGGCCCACTTGCACCTTAGCAAGACCCTCCTTCCCTTCGTGGCCCTCCTACTCGGGGCAGCGTTTCTGGACTATTTGCGTCGAGCCTGGACCCTCCTGAAACACGGCATTACGGCAGGATGA
- the purF gene encoding amidophosphoribosyltransferase: MDRPQEHCGIFGVFHHPDAARLTYYGLHALQHRGQESAGIVTLAYDERKGRKVLLQHKGLGLVTDVFPSPELFETVLHGDVAIGHNRYSTAGASANPANVQPFAVHYRNGNLALAHNGNLSNARQLRQRLTQEGVLFMSTSDSELILHLIARSPQASTLEQVLDALRRVQGAYSLLILTDEALLAVRDPHGFRPLVLGRIGEGYCVASETCAFDLIGAEFIRDIEPGEVLVIDREACRTGKLRSYSLRTEPDEPIAQCIFEFIYFARPDSRIFGEQVDKVRRRLGKALAHEHPVPRVPPGERVPLVISVPDSSNTATIGYASECNKLGYPCKLDIGLIRNHYVGRTFIQPGQGARELKVKLKFNPVRGLLKDRIVVLVDDSIVRGTTSRYLVQMIREAGAREVHFRVSSPPIIAPCFYGMDFPSWQELVANRCDRDVERIREFLEVDSLGYLSVEGLMRAVRSATNGPDGFCNACFTERYPVPIELGVLKEEND, translated from the coding sequence ATGGACCGCCCCCAAGAACACTGCGGCATCTTTGGTGTTTTTCACCATCCCGACGCGGCCCGCTTGACTTACTACGGGCTGCACGCTCTGCAGCACCGGGGTCAGGAGTCAGCCGGCATCGTAACGCTGGCCTACGACGAACGAAAAGGCCGTAAGGTCCTGCTCCAGCACAAGGGCCTAGGCCTGGTTACGGACGTCTTCCCAAGCCCGGAGCTTTTCGAGACCGTCCTGCACGGCGATGTGGCTATCGGCCATAACCGTTACTCCACTGCGGGGGCTTCGGCCAATCCGGCCAACGTACAACCTTTCGCCGTGCACTATCGAAACGGCAACCTGGCTTTGGCGCACAACGGCAACCTCTCGAACGCCCGGCAGCTGCGCCAACGGCTCACCCAAGAGGGGGTGCTTTTCATGAGCACCTCAGACTCCGAGCTCATCCTGCATCTGATCGCCCGCAGCCCTCAAGCGAGCACGCTTGAGCAGGTCCTGGATGCGCTGCGGCGGGTGCAAGGCGCCTACTCTTTGCTCATCCTGACGGACGAAGCCCTGCTGGCCGTGCGCGATCCGCATGGGTTCCGACCCTTGGTCTTGGGCCGCATCGGAGAAGGCTACTGCGTGGCAAGCGAAACGTGCGCCTTTGATCTGATCGGGGCCGAGTTCATTCGGGACATCGAGCCGGGCGAAGTGCTTGTGATCGATCGAGAGGCCTGTCGCACGGGCAAACTTCGAAGCTACAGCCTGCGGACCGAACCGGATGAGCCGATCGCGCAGTGTATCTTTGAGTTCATCTACTTCGCGCGCCCCGACAGTCGGATCTTCGGCGAACAGGTCGACAAGGTGCGTCGGCGCCTGGGCAAGGCCCTGGCGCACGAACACCCTGTGCCCCGCGTACCCCCCGGCGAACGGGTGCCGCTCGTGATCAGCGTGCCGGACTCCTCAAACACGGCCACGATCGGCTACGCCTCCGAATGCAACAAGCTGGGCTATCCCTGTAAGCTCGACATCGGGCTCATCCGCAACCATTACGTGGGGCGCACCTTCATCCAGCCGGGTCAGGGGGCGCGAGAGCTTAAGGTGAAGCTCAAGTTCAACCCGGTCCGCGGCTTGCTCAAAGACCGCATCGTGGTCCTGGTGGACGACTCCATCGTGCGGGGTACCACGTCGCGCTATCTGGTGCAGATGATCCGCGAGGCCGGGGCCCGAGAGGTGCACTTTCGCGTAAGTTCCCCTCCGATCATCGCCCCTTGCTTTTACGGTATGGATTTTCCGAGCTGGCAAGAGCTCGTGGCCAACCGCTGCGACCGGGACGTGGAGCGCATCCGGGAGTTTTTGGAGGTCGATAGCCTCGGATACCTGTCTGTGGAGGGCTTGATGCGCGCCGTGCGCTCGGCCACGAACGGCCCAGATGGCTTCTGCAACGCCTGCTTTACGGAGCGCTATCCGGTTCCGATCGAGCTGGGCGTCCTGAAAGAGGAAAACGACTAG
- a CDS encoding glycosyltransferase, giving the protein MEAGLIAMALLYAFALAVLGIGLHRIPRSGRCNGAELPTVSVLVAARNEERRLGPLLRSIVRLDYPTERLDIWLIDDRSTDRTPELCQELARRHGHVHYLRITEIWAGLKGKVNALAQAAHRARGEWLFFTDADCEVPPNWIRGALSHVRERTGLLCGLTVIAPETAVGRLERVVWAFLAPFTAGLAGWGFRFTALGNNLAVRRTAYWETGGYERIPFSVTEDYALLRAVRDRGWEIAWFVDPETTVSARPVESLRALLDQLRRWQKGGLEAPRPERMRLLLVLALGWMLHLGLVVGWFWSPSATTVAWGLKLGADAQLLWQLRRRLRLRRVMRYLPLLELFMLPTLLLLPFSWLISKRVHWKGQRF; this is encoded by the coding sequence ATGGAGGCGGGCCTGATCGCGATGGCCCTCCTGTACGCTTTTGCCCTGGCCGTGCTGGGCATAGGGCTGCACCGCATACCCCGATCCGGCCGCTGCAATGGAGCAGAGCTGCCCACCGTGTCGGTGCTTGTGGCGGCGCGCAACGAGGAACGGCGCCTTGGCCCCTTGCTGCGCTCTATCGTGCGGCTGGATTACCCTACGGAGCGCTTGGACATATGGCTGATTGACGACCGCTCCACGGATCGAACCCCAGAGCTATGCCAGGAATTAGCTCGCCGTCATGGGCATGTGCATTATCTTCGGATCACCGAGATCTGGGCCGGACTAAAGGGGAAGGTCAACGCCTTGGCCCAGGCCGCTCATCGGGCCCGAGGCGAATGGCTGTTCTTTACGGACGCCGACTGCGAAGTGCCTCCTAACTGGATTCGGGGGGCGCTCAGCCACGTCCGAGAAAGAACGGGCTTGTTATGTGGCCTAACCGTGATCGCCCCGGAAACTGCGGTAGGACGCTTGGAACGCGTCGTCTGGGCCTTCCTGGCTCCCTTCACGGCCGGCCTAGCAGGCTGGGGGTTTCGCTTCACCGCCCTCGGCAACAACCTGGCTGTGCGACGCACGGCCTACTGGGAAACGGGCGGGTATGAACGCATCCCGTTTAGCGTGACCGAGGATTATGCGCTTTTGCGCGCGGTGCGCGACCGGGGCTGGGAGATCGCCTGGTTCGTGGATCCGGAGACCACCGTATCGGCCCGTCCCGTTGAGTCCCTGCGAGCCCTGCTCGATCAGCTCCGACGCTGGCAAAAAGGAGGCCTAGAGGCCCCCCGGCCGGAGCGCATGCGCTTGTTGCTGGTGCTGGCCTTGGGCTGGATGTTGCATCTGGGGCTGGTTGTGGGTTGGTTTTGGAGCCCCTCGGCGACCACCGTGGCCTGGGGCCTGAAACTTGGGGCCGACGCGCAGCTGCTCTGGCAGCTGCGGCGACGGCTGCGGCTGCGGAGGGTGATGCGCTATTTGCCCCTGCTAGAGCTCTTTATGCTTCCCACCCTACTCCTGTTGCCCTTCAGTTGGCTCATCTCCAAACGGGTGCACTGGAAAGGGCAGCGCTTTTAA
- the rpsF gene encoding 30S ribosomal protein S6 — protein MTARVFTYEGLFILNPMLEEKPLREEIDRIRVFLLENGAEIEEWDEWGVRRLAYPIQKKRSGFYVNFFFKAPSTLVPKLERQFLLTDNVMRFLLMKLDAKALRHREKAKAQKQAESGSTAA, from the coding sequence ATGACAGCGCGCGTCTTCACTTACGAAGGTCTTTTCATTCTCAATCCCATGCTTGAGGAGAAGCCTCTTCGGGAGGAAATCGACAGAATCCGGGTTTTTCTTCTGGAAAACGGCGCCGAGATCGAGGAATGGGATGAATGGGGGGTTCGGCGGCTGGCTTATCCGATTCAGAAGAAACGCAGCGGATTTTACGTGAACTTCTTCTTCAAGGCCCCCAGCACGCTGGTGCCCAAACTAGAGCGGCAGTTCCTGCTGACCGACAACGTCATGCGGTTTCTGCTCATGAAGCTGGACGCCAAGGCCTTGCGGCACCGAGAAAAAGCCAAGGCCCAGAAGCAGGCCGAGTCCGGCAGCACCGCGGCTTAA
- a CDS encoding single-stranded DNA-binding protein, whose product MADLKMPEINTVLIAGNLTKDPIYRTTSNGTPVVNFYIASNRRYRDAQGQWQEDVCYVGVVAWNRLADDCRNNLRKGSAVLVDGELQSRTLRMEDGSLRTIVEIKAHRIQFLNKLRSPNGRAAAPALSLDEAHEEASFEERFLSEEEARLLRGEENLDNGNA is encoded by the coding sequence ATGGCCGACCTGAAGATGCCCGAAATCAACACGGTCTTGATTGCGGGCAACCTAACCAAGGATCCTATTTATCGGACCACGAGCAATGGGACGCCCGTGGTGAACTTTTATATCGCCTCCAACCGCCGCTATCGGGACGCCCAGGGTCAATGGCAGGAGGATGTCTGCTATGTCGGCGTGGTGGCCTGGAATCGGTTAGCCGACGATTGTCGCAACAACCTGCGCAAGGGCAGCGCGGTACTGGTCGATGGAGAGCTGCAGAGCCGCACATTGCGCATGGAGGATGGTTCCCTGCGCACGATCGTGGAGATCAAGGCGCATCGCATTCAGTTCTTGAATAAACTTCGCTCCCCAAACGGGCGCGCAGCCGCTCCCGCGCTCAGCCTCGATGAGGCGCACGAGGAGGCCTCCTTCGAGGAGCGGTTTTTGTCCGAGGAGGAAGCTCGCTTGCTCCGCGGTGAGGAAAACCTGGACAACGGCAACGCATAG
- the rpsR gene encoding 30S ribosomal protein S18: protein MATRKPKRIRTCKFCETGLEYIDYRDVRLLQRFINEQGKIIPRRITGTCALHQRQLTRAIKRARHVALLPFVAEVIK, encoded by the coding sequence ATGGCAACCCGCAAACCTAAGCGCATTCGCACCTGCAAGTTCTGTGAGACGGGACTGGAATACATCGACTACCGCGATGTGCGGCTATTGCAGCGCTTTATCAACGAGCAGGGTAAGATCATCCCACGTCGGATCACAGGCACTTGCGCCCTGCATCAGCGCCAGCTGACGCGCGCGATCAAGCGCGCCCGGCACGTGGCGCTCCTGCCCTTCGTAGCAGAGGTGATCAAATAA
- the rplI gene encoding 50S ribosomal protein L9 — protein MGMMRVILTQDVEKLGRAGDVVEVRGGYGRNYLIPRGLALVATPGNLRRAEQIRQRQLRREARSRQEALELAARLAEVAVTIPAKVGEENRIFGTVTNQQVAEALAERGFQIDRRKIELPDDIRALGQYQAVIRLYQDITATVTVWVVRAEEEAS, from the coding sequence ATGGGCATGATGCGTGTGATCCTAACGCAGGACGTCGAGAAGCTGGGTCGGGCCGGGGACGTCGTGGAGGTTCGAGGTGGCTACGGGCGCAATTACCTCATTCCGCGAGGCTTAGCGCTAGTGGCTACGCCGGGCAACCTGAGGCGGGCCGAACAGATTCGGCAGCGGCAGCTCCGGCGCGAGGCGCGTAGCCGCCAGGAGGCTTTGGAGCTAGCCGCTCGGCTGGCCGAAGTGGCCGTCACGATCCCGGCCAAGGTGGGGGAGGAGAATCGCATCTTCGGCACCGTTACCAATCAACAAGTGGCCGAAGCTTTGGCCGAAAGGGGCTTTCAAATCGATCGGCGCAAGATCGAGCTGCCGGACGACATTCGCGCTCTGGGGCAGTATCAGGCCGTCATTCGGCTTTATCAGGATATCACGGCCACGGTCACCGTGTGGGTGGTGCGGGCTGAGGAGGAGGCCTCCTAG